The Juglans regia cultivar Chandler chromosome 6, Walnut 2.0, whole genome shotgun sequence genome contains the following window.
caaaataaaataaaaacgcaCCGTTTCGAGCAATTTTcatttccctccctctcttttcACGTTTCCATTTCCCTTTGGGCATCTCTTTGTGGAATGGCCTCATGGCTGCTTACGCCAAAAACTTCATGTTCATTGAAGTTCTTGAACTATATGAGAGCTTATTGCATCACCAATATTTGAAACCCAATGATTACAGTTACCCAAGTGTTCTCAAGGCCTGTGGTGGATTAGGTAGGGTTGGTTGTGGGAAGAGGATACATACCCGTGTGATAAAAATTGGTTGTCTAATTGATGTTGTTGTGGCCAATTCTCTTGTAAGCATGTATCCAAAGTGCAATGCTTTTAATTATGCTATACATCTATTCAATGAAATGCCTGACAAGGATGTGGCTTGCAGGAATACCGTGATTTCTTGTTATTATCAAGATGGGTTAGCTAAAAAAGCGTTGGAATTATTTGAAAGCATGAGGGGTTTTGGGTTTGAGCCTAACTCGGTAACACTCATAACTGTCATTTCGTCGTGTGCAAGGCTTTTAGATTtggaaagagggaagaagattcACATGGAGCTAATGAGAAAAGCTAGCGTTTGTGTtggaaagagggaagaagattcACAACTGTCTTACCAATGCTTGATGAAGTTGCCGATCGATGGAGAAGACCCACACGAAAATACCCATGAAAATGGCGATCCACGGTTCTAGATGGACACGATGAACCAAATCAATGTGGGTATCAACGAACTAGATCAGACGAGGACGAAAACAAAGAACTAACACAAAGATGCAAGATCCAGACGAACGAAGATGCAAGACCCAAATGAAAGCTAGACGAACGAGCTCTCTTTTGGTTTCATttcgtgcattttttttttataatatctgaCGTGGTATTAGCCGACTCTCCATCGTTTACTTCCCCCGACTGTACGTAAAAGAATTGTTTGGTTTGGGAAATGCTTCTATCACATAaaccaatttaatttttttatttaattgttaagtaattatttaaaaaaaatcatatttttttaaaaaaaaaattaataaacttaaaaaaatgtttggaaaaaaaaaaagataaaagatatgaaaaaaaatttgctgGTTGTTTCAGTGGACTCCCTATGTGCTAGcactgtccttttttttttctttttttctttttttctttttgagtcagGCTACTTAGAGCAGGTTTggaggatgagatgagaattttatgttttgttttaatgtttaacatattatgttttagtattattattgtattaaaatttaaaaaagttgaattgaaatttgaaaaaattgaattatttattatattttgtatgaaaatttgaaaaatgtgtaatgatgagatgagatgagaattttatgtctcatcccaccccccaaacctacacTTAGAGTAATCCGTTCAATTTGACGGGTAGTTaaatgtgtatttttattttttttctcaattttttcatatttttttaatatatttaaatatttttaaaaaataaataaatacactaatatataaaaaatcattttattaattatgaagtaaaaaaaattaaatatataagcaaaataaaaggataaaataAAGAGGCAAActagtattttcttttgttttctttttttttcctctgatcGACATTTGACAGATCGAAACTGAATAGTCGCCGCGAGGAAAATTGTAAAAACAGAAACTTTAGAGAGAATCTCTGAAATTCAGTATTTTCACAAGCTCGGGAGAGCTCCAGTGAGCGTCATGTCCCAAGAACGACAATATCCTCAAGCAATCTGAAGCTGTACAAAACATACACCCAAGATctcacaagttttttttatgtttgggtGAGTTCTCTCTCTTGGTTGGCTTTATTTTTTCCAGATCATACACAACTCCTACATGCTCTCCACTCTTAAAGTGATCGATTTCTCTTTACTCGTTAGCAAGCTGCAGAATTTCTCTTTAGCACGATCGATTTCTTTAGCAAGCTGAAAAATTTACGAAATagttttggatttatgatgTCTCTGCCTCTGACATGGACTTCGTTGAACGTCTATGTAGTCATGTGCTTATTTATTACCCCTGAAATCTGAATCAGAAAACCCATGATCCCATTGCTTAATTTGTTCGGATTACCATCTGGGTATGCTTAATAGCACACCCTCTCGAAACCCATTAGCTGGATTCATATTATCATGAGCAATTATTCACTTGGGTCTTCTGGGAGTCCCAAGTCCTTCCATGCATACCCAAGAGGCAGCGACTTTGATTTAGAATTAGGAATCGCTAGACGTGCCCGAAAGCCTAAGAATTCCCCCTTTCATCCCTTCAAAATGCTTAAAACGTTGGGAACTCGTCTTCATTACTACTGTAAGCTACACCCACTTTTGGTTTTCATCATCTCCTTGTCCTTTGGGGTCACAATCCTCATCATTTTATCTCTGTATGAGAGCCACTACCGAATGGTGGGTAGTAATCAAAAAATGGATGTGGTTTTGGGCGATTATCCGTTGCGGGATCTTCGGAGTCTGGTAATGGTTGCTGGGCATTCTGTATATACGAGTAGCAGCTGTGGGAAAGCTGACAAAGAAGATTCATGGTTTTTGGAATCTTATCAGAAGAATCCAGGTCAAGCTGCTACGTTTGTGAGACATATTCAAGAGGGAGTTGAAATTGCGGCCAAAGATGATGCAGCTTTGCTTTTGTTTAGTGGTGGGGAGACTCGAAAAGATGCTGGTCCTCGTAGTGAGGCACAGAGTTATTGGAGCGTTGCTGAGTCGAGAGGATGGTTTGGTGAGTGCATGTGTTATGTTACTTTTTGTACCTGTTTTTCTGTGCCTCATTTGTATGGAAAATATTTATCAACTGAGAACTGATCTGTTTGTTGATTGCTAAAGGAATGGTTCTAATAGTTGCTTAGATTATATCCTGCTCACTTAGGAGTTAGATCAGAATCCATGATTATGTGCCGATAAATTTCTTGCCTTTTAGTATAGTGGCTGTGAGCATTTTCTAAACAAAGAATCTTCGACTTAAATCCATTTGGTATAACTCAAGAATAAAGTGCATCCAATACAAAGTGAAGCAAGTATTTGTGgcatttaattttaagttattagAAGTATAGTTGCCCCGTATCAATACAAACTATCAGAACTTTTAAACTAGgttagatttatttaaatttgtgtaCTTTGGTATCTTACTAACAGTAGGATGAAGTGCACTCCTGGATTATTCTCAGCTTCAGTCAACTAAAAAGAAAGTAGTTGTTGGCCTGTGGCCTGCTGAGTATTTTGTAGCTATGAAGTCTTCTAGTTGCTATTTAAACTGATTGTGCAGATTTCACATTAATCATGATTGTTTTGTTATACTTTCTAGGGAACTTCACATTTTTTACAGGCCATTAGGCATTATATTGAGCATAATAACTTACAGCCAATCATATCCCTGCAATGCTTTTACATCTTTCTTTAGGGTGAAACATTTTCTAGGGACTCTTCGGGAAATACAGAGCTGAGATTTTTAAGAGTCTTTTCTATGTAatggatgataaatatatatccCCATTGGGTAGTTCTCTCGTAGCCTTGAGTTATCAGTTGTTTTTATGGAACAAATGGAAACTTGATAAGATTAATCATGGATTCTTTGTAAGGTAAAGTTGTTTCCGATTCATGAATACTATGGACAATCTGGTTTTTCCTACTATCAAGCAACTGATCGTCTGGTTGTTTATATAGGCAAGAAAGACAACATGAGATGGAGGGCACTCACGGAAGAGCATGCAAGGGATAGCTTTGAGAATCTCCTCTTTAGTGTGTGTCGTTTCCGAGAGCTTACTGGCACGTATCCTTATAACATAACTGTAAGGCTCCCTTTACTTGAAGCTTTTTTATTCTATTCCTtctcctttatttctttttcttttccttttggagCTAAAATATTTCGAAGACATACATGTGATGgtatgaaaattaagaaaaacaaCCAGACAGTGGTATTTGTTTTCGTTCCCTCAGTGTAATGGATGCTCACCATTGATTAAGTTTCATTTGTAGCCATGAATATGTCAGCAATAAGTACTCATTTTGGCTTTGGAAAAGAGTATGAcaagtattttcccaaatatACATATAGATGTTCCCGAAACAAATACATGTTTATGATTCTGTGAAAACTAAAGTACATACAAAGTCACTGTGGGTGTCCGCAAGAGAGTTGTAGTGAAAATATAAGTGAGCGGAAATTTATATCACACCAAATCATTTAGCTTCTTATTCGTCCTTTCATTTTCCTGTATTTTGATTGTAAGTTTGTCGTGTCTAAAATGCTTATCATCAATGGAACAATTGCTGAGATACTATAAGAGAACATGCTCTTACTTTTTCCCTTTTGAagtctccccccccccccaatgtGAGTGTGTCTTTGTATTCTAGGTACAGTAGGTGTTCATGTGTATCACGTTTGCTCTCACACTTGAATgtatttggagttttttttccTAACTATTCCTATTagttatcattaaaatttttgcaaGGTTTGAACTAAATCACCCTAACATTATTGCAATTTGGAATCAGGTTGTAAGTTATGATTTCAAGGAAGAGAGATTTGCGCATCTGCATCGGTCTGCAATTGGGTTTCCAGAGTCGAGGTTTTTCTACTTAGGCACCCCAGCTTCACTCACTTCAAAAGAAGCAGCTCTGAAAGGTGAGGCATTGGTGCGGACTCAATTCCATGGAGATCCATATGGGTGCCAAGGTTCACTCTTACGGAAAAAATTAAAGCGTGATCCTTTTCACCGGTCAATTCCTTATCCTAATGGGTGCCCTGAGATTGAAGGTCTGTTCAAATATTGTGGAACAGCTCCTTATCCAGGCTCCCTTCCTTGGTCCCAGTGAAACTTGTTGGAGGattttttacacatacaacaaatattaattaaatccaCCAATACAACCAGAAAGAGATGCTTAACCTGAGAATAATgtagtttttttcttaattaactGTTCTAATcaatttttagagaaatgaaaagaaaagagaatatgTTGGGAAgataagagagaaaattatgTCACCATCAGATGATGGGAAACTTGCATCTATGCTCTATATAGTGGAAAATTTTCTTGGTAACAAGGAACTACTTGTGGTCAGTGCTATGTGCACTATTGATGTTCTTATCCCACTTAGTTGCTAGAAGTACCTCAAAACACTTGGTTAACCAAACACCCAAGCTTTTGCACATTTAatgcctcgtttatttttacaaatgagatgagatgagatcaaataAGAAGtgttttgaaaacaaaagagcCCTTTTCACAAGAACATTATTATCCACTCTTTGTAGGCCAAAGTATGTTGGCAGTATGCTCATTTGCAGAAAAGTTTATCAACACGTGTGAAAgtactgaaattaaataaaccatCCAAAACTTTAATATCCTTTCAACCCTCATTCTGCAGACCAGGGTTGATGCCAAAGTGCCAAAGATTATTCATAATGCTATAGATTTGCAAACGGACCTTCGGTTACATTGTTACACAGGTATTTGGGTAGCTACCCTGTGTTCTTCAGGAAAGGGCAGGTTGCAGCCTCCTCTACGGAGGAACTATCCAAGGTAGCACCTTGCATGAGACCTCCTAGCAGTTCTCCACGGTCAAAGTAGAACTCGACCTTCACAATTTTCTCCTGTTCGTCCAACTGTTTCAAAGAAGAGAATATTTGCTATatgattgaagaagaagaagaagatgatgattataaCAAAGAACCACAACGACAATACCTCAAAAGCGGCCATCCCAAAGAGTTCAACCATTTCTCCTGTTGGTTCATGGCCTTTGAAAGCACCCTCCATAAAACCCCAATGCCTGAACTTGTAAACAATCACTGGTGGCCCTGAATAAACTCTCAGAACCTCCAGAGCAAACCCACGCGGGAAAGCTGTAACGAAAGCCCTATGAGATGAATCAACTGTTTCTTCTGCTGGGTTGTAGCCACGAAGCTTCTCTGGCAAAGAGGTTTGTAGAAAGGAATTGTAGCCTCCCCCAAGCTTGCGCTTTTCTTCTAAAGTTACAACCTTCCTTCCTACAGGTTTTGAGCGATTTGTAATACATgactaaagatatttggaatATGGAATGATtatgataatgataataattcaGTGATATAAATAAGGAGCTTGGGGTTACCGTTAAGGCTGAAAGTATACTTATTCGGATCAATTGATTTATAGTCATCAGAGCATGTTTTGTTAAACATCTCCATTTCCCATGACTTAACAAGGTTCTGCACT
Protein-coding sequences here:
- the LOC109005396 gene encoding pathogen-related protein-like yields the protein MATSGVEAQDKYRSYLHGEEEKNTKWRFGAPPNYDLVNRLFEEGRTKIWPPGSLEEKVQNLVKSWEMEMFNKTCSDDYKSIDPNKYTFSLNGRKVVTLEEKRKLGGGYNSFLQTSLPEKLRGYNPAEETVDSSHRAFVTAFPRGFALEVLRVYSGPPVIVYKFRHWGFMEGAFKGHEPTGEMVELFGMAAFELDEQEKIVKVEFYFDRGELLGGLMQGATLDSSSVEEAATCPFLKNTG
- the LOC109005395 gene encoding uncharacterized protein C57A10.07-like produces the protein MSNYSLGSSGSPKSFHAYPRGSDFDLELGIARRARKPKNSPFHPFKMLKTLGTRLHYYCKLHPLLVFIISLSFGVTILIILSLYESHYRMVGSNQKMDVVLGDYPLRDLRSLVMVAGHSVYTSSSCGKADKEDSWFLESYQKNPGQAATFVRHIQEGVEIAAKDDAALLLFSGGETRKDAGPRSEAQSYWSVAESRGWFGKKDNMRWRALTEEHARDSFENLLFSVCRFRELTGTYPYNITVVSYDFKEERFAHLHRSAIGFPESRFFYLGTPASLTSKEAALKGEALVRTQFHGDPYGCQGSLLRKKLKRDPFHRSIPYPNGCPEIEGLFKYCGTAPYPGSLPWSQ